A stretch of the Natrinema pellirubrum DSM 15624 genome encodes the following:
- a CDS encoding LutC/YkgG family protein, protein MSAEPITTFESSLDEVGVELVRTTSDQFESTLPPLLDAPAVGTPLPFENVSLPDTVATDPTVQELEAAETGVTAAGYGIADYGSVIVQGGPDGEEPVSLYADEHVAVVAASDVLPDMDATFDRLAEDVRSGAGQAVIATGPSATADMGALVKGAHGPMEVTVVLLEDR, encoded by the coding sequence ATGTCTGCCGAGCCAATCACGACCTTCGAGTCGTCCCTCGACGAGGTCGGGGTCGAACTCGTTCGGACGACGTCCGATCAGTTCGAGTCAACGCTTCCTCCGCTTCTCGACGCTCCCGCGGTCGGCACTCCGCTTCCGTTCGAGAACGTCTCCCTGCCGGACACCGTGGCGACCGATCCGACGGTGCAGGAACTCGAGGCCGCGGAAACCGGCGTCACCGCTGCCGGATACGGCATCGCCGACTACGGATCCGTAATCGTCCAGGGTGGGCCCGACGGCGAGGAGCCGGTCAGCCTCTACGCCGACGAACACGTCGCCGTCGTCGCCGCTAGCGATGTCCTCCCGGACATGGACGCGACGTTCGATCGGCTCGCCGAGGACGTCCGTAGCGGTGCCGGGCAAGCCGTCATCGCGACCGGACCGAGCGCCACCGCGGACATGGGCGCGCTCGTGAAGGGGGCTCACGGCCCGATGGAGGTCACTGTCGTTCTCCTGGAGGACAGATAG
- a CDS encoding MarR family transcriptional regulator — protein sequence MRFDADWMSRADDRILEHLSEAGPDTPKEMADSDRVRFSRQHINARCKTLVKYGLLVHLGNGVYDITRTGEQYLAGDLDARDLVPE from the coding sequence ATGCGCTTTGACGCCGACTGGATGTCTCGCGCCGATGACCGCATTCTGGAGCATCTCTCTGAAGCCGGTCCCGATACCCCGAAGGAGATGGCGGACAGCGATCGCGTGCGCTTCTCCCGTCAACACATCAATGCCCGCTGCAAGACGCTGGTCAAATACGGCCTCCTCGTCCACCTTGGCAACGGGGTCTACGATATTACGCGAACGGGAGAGCAGTATCTCGCCGGTGACCTCGACGCTCGTGACCTCGTCCCCGAATAG
- a CDS encoding HalOD1 output domain-containing protein: MHSSPSDSSDDSRDLLVEIIETLETCGLEDDSYQLHDYVDPDALEQVIASADENITVQFTVDEIPLEVSPDGVDVIVEDESQSVGE, encoded by the coding sequence ATGCACTCTTCTCCATCGGACAGTTCGGATGATTCTAGGGACCTCCTCGTGGAGATCATCGAGACACTGGAGACGTGTGGACTCGAGGACGATTCCTACCAGCTCCACGATTACGTCGACCCCGATGCGCTCGAACAGGTGATCGCCTCCGCCGATGAGAACATCACCGTTCAGTTTACTGTCGATGAGATCCCGCTCGAAGTATCACCGGACGGTGTGGACGTCATCGTCGAGGACGAGTCCCAGTCCGTCGGCGAATAA
- a CDS encoding LUD domain-containing protein, which produces MSVDDRQRKAERIRHLLDTEGDSVHENTQVFNDGRYESTADLEDYEGLKDEARAIKEDAIERLPELIDQVTEAVEANGGTVYIADDAADANRYITEVADGRNVVKSKSMTSEEMEVNESLEASGADVWETDLAEFVLQVADEAPSHIVAPAIHKSREEIAELFNEVFEPEEPLETAEELTQFAREYLGEKILDAEVGMTGANFVTADTGTLALVTSEGNARKCVQATDTHVAVAGVEKIIPTIEDLQPFVELIGRSGTGQDITSYVSLFTPPGDSPTFGEGDELGPGDDREFHLVLIDNGRMEMREDDQLRETLYCIRCSACANSCANFQHVGGHAFGGETYSGGIATGWEAGVHGQDSAAEFNDLCTGCSRCVNQCPVKIDIPWINTVVRDRINRGKDGDLDFLVEGLTPDEEPGGVDPQKRLFGNFDTLAKLGSAFAPLSNWVAQTGTARSLMERTLGIDSRRELPEFERESLVEWFEDRGSRVDPDEARRQVAIYPDAYTNYVRTERGKAAIRVLEALDVHVDVPAAGESGRAPLSQGMVTTAQGNAEAVYDALAPAVAAGHDVVVIEPSDLAIFHREYERLLPEDDHAALKNNSYEIMEYVYGLLENGADVDALPGGDDDQIAYHSHCQQRTLDLEPYTVAVLEDCGFDVTTSDVECCGMAGSFGYKSEYYELSVDVGEELVDQFTTEENADRTVVASGTSCLEQLDALLTRRPAHPVRLLDTQ; this is translated from the coding sequence ATGAGCGTCGATGACCGGCAGCGGAAAGCCGAACGCATCCGCCACCTCCTCGACACCGAGGGCGACAGCGTCCACGAGAACACGCAGGTCTTCAACGACGGTCGCTACGAGTCCACCGCGGATCTGGAGGACTACGAGGGCCTCAAAGACGAGGCCCGTGCGATCAAGGAGGACGCCATCGAGCGCCTCCCCGAACTCATCGATCAGGTTACCGAGGCGGTCGAAGCCAACGGCGGCACCGTCTACATCGCTGACGACGCCGCCGACGCGAACCGATACATTACGGAGGTCGCCGACGGTCGCAACGTCGTGAAGTCGAAGTCGATGACCAGCGAGGAGATGGAGGTAAACGAGTCCCTCGAAGCCAGCGGCGCGGACGTCTGGGAGACCGACCTCGCCGAGTTCGTCCTGCAGGTCGCCGACGAGGCGCCCTCACACATCGTCGCCCCGGCGATCCACAAGTCCCGCGAGGAGATCGCTGAGCTGTTCAACGAGGTGTTCGAGCCGGAGGAGCCCCTCGAAACTGCCGAGGAGCTGACGCAGTTCGCCCGCGAGTATCTCGGGGAGAAAATCCTGGACGCCGAAGTCGGTATGACGGGCGCGAACTTCGTCACGGCGGACACCGGCACGCTCGCGTTAGTCACGAGCGAGGGCAACGCCCGCAAGTGCGTGCAGGCGACGGACACTCACGTTGCGGTCGCGGGCGTCGAAAAGATCATCCCGACCATCGAGGACCTCCAGCCGTTCGTCGAACTCATCGGCCGGTCGGGAACCGGACAGGACATTACCTCCTACGTCTCGCTTTTCACCCCGCCCGGCGACTCACCGACCTTTGGCGAGGGTGACGAACTTGGTCCCGGCGATGACCGCGAGTTCCACCTCGTGCTCATCGACAACGGTCGGATGGAGATGCGCGAGGACGACCAGCTCCGGGAGACGCTGTACTGCATTCGGTGTTCGGCGTGCGCGAACTCCTGTGCGAACTTCCAGCACGTCGGCGGCCACGCGTTCGGCGGCGAGACGTACTCCGGCGGCATCGCCACCGGCTGGGAGGCCGGCGTCCACGGACAGGACAGCGCCGCGGAATTCAACGACCTCTGTACTGGTTGTAGTCGGTGTGTGAATCAGTGTCCGGTGAAGATCGACATCCCCTGGATAAACACCGTCGTCCGCGACCGCATCAACCGTGGGAAGGACGGCGACCTCGACTTCCTCGTCGAGGGGCTCACCCCGGACGAGGAACCCGGCGGCGTCGACCCGCAGAAGCGCTTGTTCGGAAACTTCGACACGCTGGCGAAGCTCGGGTCGGCGTTCGCGCCACTTTCGAACTGGGTCGCACAAACCGGCACCGCCCGATCCCTGATGGAGCGAACCCTCGGTATCGATAGCCGCCGCGAGCTCCCGGAGTTCGAGCGCGAATCCCTCGTCGAGTGGTTCGAGGACCGTGGGTCGCGGGTGGACCCCGACGAGGCGCGCCGGCAGGTCGCGATCTATCCCGACGCGTACACGAACTACGTGCGCACCGAGCGCGGTAAAGCTGCCATCCGCGTCCTCGAAGCCCTGGACGTCCACGTCGACGTCCCGGCCGCCGGGGAGAGCGGACGCGCACCGCTCTCACAGGGAATGGTGACGACCGCCCAGGGCAACGCCGAAGCCGTCTACGACGCGCTTGCCCCCGCCGTCGCGGCAGGCCACGACGTCGTGGTCATAGAGCCCTCGGACCTCGCGATATTCCATCGGGAGTACGAACGGCTCCTCCCCGAGGACGACCACGCTGCGCTGAAGAACAACAGCTACGAGATCATGGAGTACGTCTACGGCTTGCTCGAGAACGGCGCGGACGTCGACGCACTTCCCGGCGGCGACGACGATCAGATCGCCTATCATAGCCACTGCCAGCAGCGCACGCTCGATCTGGAGCCCTACACGGTTGCGGTCCTCGAGGACTGCGGGTTCGACGTCACGACCTCGGACGTGGAGTGTTGCGGGATGGCCGGGAGCTTCGGCTACAAGTCCGAGTACTACGAGCTCAGCGTAGACGTCGGCGAGGAACTCGTCGACCAGTTCACGACGGAGGAGAATGCGGACCGCACCGTCGTGGCCAGCGGCACCTCGTGTCTCGAACAACTCGACGCACTGCTCACGCGTCGGCCTGCACACCCCGTACGGCTACTCGACACGCAGTGA
- a CDS encoding IS5-like element ISNpe2 family transposase: MSSTTATLQDVASVDEFLNAAATETVPLFEYLEFEFLLEYDVFAPARRGRTRVHQPPDLFRAFLHCYYKNIYGTRPVTRELQHGLVWYYCGLDKPPSRDTIDRFLTDLEHIINDVFDRLVEQAAVRGLLDSTYSIDSTHIEAIQYNDAASWNYDPTAEEYYYGFGCTIVSTGAKIPIAAEFTQAKQADQETAMRVTGDALAVDTPIWMLGDSAYDILDWHDYLLTAGVVPIAPYNPRNTDDPKDIEYRVEDRIEEHSEDVQLKRSILDETFNNRTGIERTNDAVKDCGLGHVRARGRVHARTEVFVALCLRIVIAITNYERGHDPGREMLKL, encoded by the coding sequence GTGTCCAGCACAACCGCGACCCTGCAAGACGTTGCTTCGGTCGATGAGTTTTTGAATGCAGCGGCTACGGAAACAGTTCCGCTGTTTGAGTATCTTGAGTTCGAGTTTCTACTGGAGTACGACGTGTTCGCCCCCGCTCGCCGGGGGCGAACACGAGTTCACCAGCCACCTGATCTCTTTCGCGCCTTTCTCCATTGCTACTACAAGAACATCTACGGAACACGCCCAGTCACGCGAGAACTCCAGCACGGCCTTGTCTGGTACTACTGCGGACTCGACAAACCGCCATCGAGAGACACCATTGACCGGTTTCTCACTGATCTCGAACACATTATCAACGATGTCTTCGACAGGCTCGTCGAGCAGGCCGCCGTCCGCGGCCTGCTCGACTCGACGTACTCTATCGATTCGACGCACATCGAGGCGATCCAGTACAACGACGCTGCCTCATGGAACTACGATCCAACAGCCGAAGAGTACTACTACGGCTTCGGCTGTACGATCGTTTCAACCGGTGCAAAGATCCCGATAGCAGCGGAGTTCACACAGGCCAAACAAGCAGACCAAGAGACGGCGATGCGCGTCACGGGTGACGCGCTCGCCGTCGATACACCGATCTGGATGCTTGGAGACAGCGCCTACGACATCCTCGATTGGCACGACTACCTGCTGACCGCAGGAGTCGTGCCAATCGCTCCGTACAACCCGCGAAACACTGACGACCCGAAAGACATCGAGTACAGGGTCGAAGACCGCATTGAGGAACACAGCGAGGACGTTCAGCTGAAACGATCCATCTTGGACGAGACGTTCAACAACCGGACAGGAATCGAACGAACCAACGACGCAGTCAAGGACTGCGGCCTCGGGCACGTCCGCGCCCGAGGCCGCGTCCACGCACGAACAGAAGTGTTCGTTGCGCTATGTCTTCGGATCGTCATTGCAATCACCAACTACGAGCGAGGACACGATCCAGGACGTGAGATGCTCAAGCTATGA
- a CDS encoding IS200/IS605 family transposon protein TnpB: MRRTNTFEVVPQSEQDGAVLRRLLEASASLWNQLTYVRRQQFFAGGSVWECENYYDEYVDVLGSATTQQVTRVNDAAWRSFFEMVEEADQEVSPPGYWGNQADGRDLRTYIRNDAYTINWGERSRLEVPIGSQLKDEYGFGRAERLRVAVRGEPHWQGEQGRLHLTYDDVDQTYRAHQPVTVPESKPATPAGTDVAALDIGANVLVACTTTAGEQYWYSGQEPFRQFRETTQRIADAKAKLPDGQQTSNRIQRLHRKRSRRRDHAVNALLRDLVERLHDDGVETIYHGDLTGVLGEYWSVEANLKARTFWAHRQCLDQLANVCEEYGIEVASLSEAWTSQTCPECGERERTRRHRETLRCPCGFEGHADLVASRTLVEQATNTAVRPTARPVRFQWDDHQWFPVEEATVAPNE; this comes from the coding sequence ATGAGACGAACCAACACCTTCGAAGTCGTTCCTCAGTCGGAACAAGACGGGGCCGTCCTTCGACGCCTCCTCGAAGCATCAGCGAGCCTCTGGAACCAGTTGACGTATGTGCGCCGGCAGCAGTTCTTCGCCGGCGGGAGCGTCTGGGAGTGTGAGAACTACTACGACGAATACGTCGACGTGTTAGGGTCGGCGACGACCCAGCAGGTCACCCGCGTCAACGACGCCGCTTGGCGGTCGTTCTTCGAAATGGTTGAGGAGGCCGACCAGGAGGTCAGTCCGCCCGGCTACTGGGGGAACCAAGCCGACGGGCGCGACCTGCGGACCTACATCCGCAACGACGCCTACACGATCAACTGGGGCGAGCGCTCCCGGCTCGAAGTGCCCATCGGCAGCCAGCTCAAAGACGAGTACGGCTTCGGGCGGGCCGAACGGCTCCGGGTTGCCGTCCGCGGGGAGCCACACTGGCAGGGCGAGCAGGGCCGGCTCCACCTCACCTACGACGACGTCGACCAGACGTATCGCGCCCATCAACCAGTGACAGTCCCTGAGAGCAAGCCGGCGACGCCGGCGGGGACGGACGTCGCCGCACTCGATATCGGCGCGAACGTCCTCGTGGCGTGTACGACGACGGCCGGTGAACAGTACTGGTACAGCGGTCAGGAGCCGTTTCGGCAGTTCCGTGAGACGACCCAGCGCATCGCCGACGCCAAAGCCAAGCTGCCGGATGGACAGCAGACCAGCAATCGAATCCAGCGGCTCCATCGGAAGCGGTCCCGCCGGCGCGACCACGCCGTGAACGCGCTCCTTCGTGATCTGGTCGAGCGACTCCACGATGACGGCGTCGAAACCATCTACCACGGCGATCTCACCGGCGTTCTCGGCGAGTACTGGTCCGTCGAGGCGAACCTCAAAGCGCGTACCTTCTGGGCGCATCGGCAGTGTCTCGACCAGCTCGCGAACGTCTGTGAGGAGTACGGCATCGAGGTGGCTTCACTCTCCGAGGCGTGGACCTCCCAGACGTGTCCGGAGTGTGGCGAACGCGAGCGGACGCGCCGACATCGCGAGACCCTGCGGTGTCCGTGTGGCTTCGAGGGGCACGCCGACCTCGTCGCGTCGCGGACGCTGGTCGAACAGGCGACGAACACCGCGGTCAGGCCGACGGCACGGCCCGTGCGGTTCCAGTGGGACGACCACCAGTGGTTCCCCGTCGAGGAAGCCACGGTGGCTCCCAACGAATAG
- a CDS encoding DUF7437 domain-containing protein: MSRTSNRADGDIVQDFLSVADLLEEPQLAQLYAYLAREGEATVQDVMDDLELAQGTAYSYVNRLVDAGVVDVTDDEQPRRYAAREIDLTVTTAAGDREYTITPALIDAVGRRETDADIDTYIDRHGVAGLATALTYAIARERGEVTHRLMAEDLDISPLAAEMILQALRPVVHEHYEIEEAGAGVEELAIDGDGADDA; this comes from the coding sequence GTGTCACGCACTTCAAATCGCGCCGACGGCGACATCGTCCAAGACTTCCTCTCGGTCGCAGACCTCCTCGAGGAGCCACAGCTTGCCCAGCTGTACGCGTACCTCGCCCGGGAGGGGGAGGCGACCGTCCAGGACGTGATGGACGACCTCGAACTCGCCCAGGGAACGGCTTACAGCTACGTCAACCGGCTCGTCGACGCCGGCGTCGTCGACGTCACCGACGACGAACAGCCGCGCCGGTACGCCGCCCGAGAGATCGACCTGACCGTGACGACGGCCGCCGGCGACCGCGAGTACACGATCACGCCGGCGCTGATCGACGCCGTCGGCCGCCGCGAGACGGACGCCGACATCGACACCTACATCGACCGACATGGCGTCGCCGGCCTCGCGACCGCGCTCACCTACGCTATCGCCCGCGAACGCGGTGAGGTGACCCACCGGCTGATGGCGGAGGACCTCGACATCTCGCCACTGGCGGCGGAGATGATCTTGCAGGCGCTCCGGCCCGTCGTCCACGAACATTACGAAATCGAGGAGGCCGGGGCAGGGGTCGAGGAGTTGGCCATCGACGGCGACGGTGCTGACGACGCGTGA